In one Neobacillus sp. CF12 genomic region, the following are encoded:
- a CDS encoding LacI family DNA-binding transcriptional regulator: MKNSKVTIRDVAKEAGVSVATVSRYLNQNSYMSVDTQKKIQEVMARLDYKPNEIARGLAKKKSNTIALIIPDMTNPFFPDLVRAIEKVAKAKGYSLLLINSDETELQAEEFWENFKRRYIDGFILASFEVDENFLAILEGLNIPFVCVDRAVKMNSLNVVWIDNYEGAKIATEHLIDIGCKRIAHISGPHSFLPSFERKMGYLDTLAAKCPEQDPIILEGDFSLESGKALTEKLLKEHGEVDGIFFANDLMAIGSLKSMKLLNKEVPKDIAIIGFDGIKLTEFVEPALSTIEQPTYNIGAAVTTKLINIIEKVENETIEYDLRVKLVQRESTLGYSANSKN; the protein is encoded by the coding sequence GTGAAGAATAGCAAAGTAACCATCCGTGATGTTGCCAAAGAGGCAGGCGTGTCCGTTGCGACCGTTTCTCGGTACCTTAATCAGAATAGCTACATGAGCGTAGATACACAAAAGAAGATACAAGAGGTTATGGCACGTCTTGATTATAAACCAAATGAAATTGCCAGGGGACTTGCGAAGAAAAAGTCCAACACCATTGCTTTAATCATCCCGGATATGACAAATCCATTTTTCCCGGACTTGGTGAGAGCGATAGAAAAAGTAGCGAAAGCGAAAGGCTACAGTCTTTTATTAATTAATTCGGATGAAACAGAATTGCAGGCTGAAGAGTTTTGGGAAAACTTTAAACGAAGATATATCGATGGTTTTATTTTGGCTTCTTTTGAGGTGGATGAGAATTTCCTAGCTATTTTGGAGGGTTTAAATATTCCATTTGTCTGTGTTGACCGTGCTGTAAAAATGAACTCATTAAATGTTGTCTGGATAGATAATTATGAAGGCGCCAAAATCGCGACAGAACATTTAATCGACATTGGCTGCAAAAGAATTGCTCATATTAGCGGACCTCATTCCTTCCTTCCATCCTTTGAGCGTAAAATGGGCTATTTGGATACACTAGCTGCAAAGTGTCCTGAACAAGATCCGATTATTCTTGAAGGCGATTTTTCCTTAGAAAGTGGCAAGGCATTGACGGAAAAATTGTTGAAGGAACATGGTGAGGTTGATGGAATCTTCTTTGCCAATGATTTGATGGCCATCGGTTCATTGAAATCAATGAAGCTGCTAAACAAAGAGGTTCCAAAGGATATTGCTATCATCGGTTTTGATGGAATTAAATTAACTGAGTTCGTTGAGCCTGCCCTAAGTACCATCGAACAGCCGACCTACAATATTGGCGCTGCTGTGACAACGAAATTAATAAATATAATAGAAAAAGTTGAAAACGAAACAATCGAATACGATTTGCGTGTTAAGTTAGTACAGCGAGAATCAACATTGGGTTATAGCGCTAACAGTAAAAACTAA
- a CDS encoding ADP-ribosylglycohydrolase family protein → MIPENYLEKVYAGFLGMNVGIRLGAPVEPTEWTPERIHQFYGEITGYVKDYKTFAADDDANGPIYFIRALYDDAIDRELTPEDVGRAWLNYSRNGIGMFWWGGEGISTEHTAYNNLKKGIPAPLSGAAETNGIVMAEQIGGQIFIDTWGLLFPNQIEKAAHYAEVAASVSHDGNGLYGARFIAACISKAFSATTIEEVIEAGLSTIPSDSLYTKVVKAVIDFYEKNPNDFRLCRQYLEDEWGYDKYLGICHIIPNAGVCILSLLYGKGSFARTIEIATMCGWDTDCNAGNVGTIVGVLHGIEAIPAHYRKPINDAIVTSSVSGYLNVFDIPTFTKELTLLGYKVNGVKAPEWLGDSVKNGEVYFDFVLPGSTHGFKTDNSFKTLLRHSDEQGFERPGSLEVIIDRMYEGDQSKIFYKPFYRREEFNDEKYKPTFAPTAYSGQTVAVKIYLDKFQGSDIIITPYVRKTFSQESVYLQPVILENQSWNDIQFTIPETNGDLIDEVGYLVESPSILINRAFGRFFIDQFHIFGNADYSIDFAKQSVEFKCITPFAHHNGEWTLGNNLMKYETEEDCSSYSGNYYAKDYVMEAEITPDSGKSHHLIFRAIGTERHYLAGFDGDGQVSLKQNDFGIKVLKTAAFDWEHGKTYTFKMQCIGSNLSLSINDQVVIQANDTRYSHGMYGFGCHEKGEGRIHTVKIKEIN, encoded by the coding sequence ATGATTCCTGAGAATTACTTGGAAAAAGTATATGCTGGCTTTCTAGGGATGAATGTCGGAATCCGACTTGGAGCACCCGTGGAGCCTACAGAATGGACACCTGAAAGAATTCATCAATTCTATGGTGAAATTACAGGTTATGTAAAAGACTATAAAACCTTTGCAGCAGACGATGACGCAAACGGACCTATCTATTTTATTCGCGCACTATACGATGATGCGATTGACCGAGAACTAACGCCTGAGGACGTTGGCAGAGCGTGGTTAAATTACTCCAGAAATGGAATTGGCATGTTCTGGTGGGGCGGCGAAGGGATTAGTACAGAACACACCGCTTATAACAATTTGAAAAAAGGTATTCCTGCACCTCTATCCGGTGCGGCAGAGACAAATGGAATTGTTATGGCAGAACAAATTGGCGGTCAAATTTTCATTGATACATGGGGATTATTATTTCCGAATCAAATCGAAAAAGCTGCCCATTATGCAGAAGTGGCGGCAAGTGTATCACATGATGGAAATGGATTATATGGTGCAAGATTTATTGCAGCGTGTATTTCAAAGGCTTTCTCTGCCACTACGATTGAAGAAGTAATCGAAGCGGGACTTAGCACCATTCCAAGCGACTCGTTATATACGAAGGTAGTAAAGGCAGTCATCGATTTTTACGAGAAAAATCCAAATGACTTCCGCCTTTGCCGTCAATATCTTGAAGACGAATGGGGGTATGACAAATACCTGGGTATCTGCCATATCATTCCGAATGCCGGTGTTTGTATCCTTTCTCTTTTATACGGAAAAGGCAGCTTTGCTAGAACGATTGAAATTGCCACCATGTGTGGATGGGATACAGACTGTAATGCTGGAAACGTAGGTACGATTGTAGGGGTATTACATGGAATCGAAGCAATCCCTGCGCATTACCGTAAGCCAATTAATGATGCGATCGTTACTTCAAGTGTATCTGGTTACTTAAATGTATTCGATATTCCGACGTTTACAAAGGAATTAACGCTACTTGGCTATAAAGTAAATGGTGTGAAAGCACCTGAGTGGCTTGGGGATAGTGTTAAAAATGGCGAAGTGTATTTTGATTTTGTTCTTCCTGGTTCTACTCATGGATTTAAAACAGATAACAGCTTTAAAACCTTATTACGGCATAGTGATGAACAAGGCTTTGAACGTCCAGGCTCTTTAGAAGTGATCATTGACCGCATGTATGAAGGTGATCAAAGTAAAATTTTTTACAAGCCTTTTTATAGACGTGAGGAATTTAATGATGAAAAATATAAGCCGACATTCGCTCCAACGGCTTATAGCGGTCAAACAGTAGCCGTGAAAATTTATTTAGACAAGTTTCAGGGTAGTGACATCATTATTACCCCGTACGTTCGAAAAACATTTAGCCAAGAATCCGTATACTTACAACCGGTAATCTTGGAAAATCAAAGCTGGAACGATATTCAATTTACGATTCCAGAGACAAATGGGGATCTCATTGATGAAGTAGGGTACTTGGTAGAAAGTCCATCGATTTTAATCAATCGTGCATTCGGAAGATTTTTTATCGATCAATTCCATATTTTCGGAAATGCGGACTATTCCATCGATTTTGCAAAGCAATCAGTTGAATTTAAGTGTATCACTCCTTTTGCCCACCATAACGGGGAATGGACGCTTGGAAATAACTTGATGAAATATGAAACAGAAGAAGATTGTTCCTCTTATAGCGGGAATTATTATGCCAAGGATTATGTCATGGAAGCTGAAATTACCCCGGATTCTGGAAAGAGCCATCATTTAATTTTCCGCGCTATCGGGACCGAACGTCATTATTTAGCTGGCTTTGATGGTGATGGTCAGGTTTCGTTGAAGCAGAATGATTTTGGGATAAAGGTATTAAAAACGGCAGCGTTTGACTGGGAGCATGGAAAAACCTATACCTTTAAAATGCAGTGTATAGGTTCTAATCTGTCACTTTCTATCAATGATCAAGTTGTTATTCAGGCAAATGACACACGTTATTCTCACGGCATGTACGGTTTCGGCTGTCACGAGAAGGGTGAAGGTAGAATTCATACTGTGAAAATTAAAGAAATAAATTAA
- a CDS encoding ADP-ribosylglycohydrolase family protein, protein MISFQERVQGVILATALGDAMGATIEKLSYEQIKEMYGRVESLKTNWYKADAPQEVTLGKMRGNGIVTDDTLMTTALIHVYLKEQRHLDAYDLGNEFVKEISYKKTYIPEFGREGLIIDRLFYPEKYIFMRHVLANCEPREGGIGNMINCGAAMYISPIGIVNAGNPKAAYDEAILFAMGHQSSYGLEAAGVLAACVAKAFEENITVDEIVETAIYFAKDGTKQAIIDMTEAARTLRAEKATMDQVITAFQSVIAKYSPMGDDVHRKIEKIGIPSNHYTPSRLFSIEELPMALAFIVLNDGEFYKSIYDGINSGRDTDSIGVMIGVILGAMYGSEVIREEDINLLEDTNKMNLVELSNSFAQVAKSIIIEDIRINEKRKAYLENNC, encoded by the coding sequence ATGATTTCATTTCAGGAACGTGTTCAGGGTGTCATCTTAGCTACGGCTTTAGGTGATGCCATGGGGGCTACAATTGAAAAATTAAGCTACGAGCAAATTAAAGAAATGTACGGACGTGTTGAATCTTTAAAAACAAACTGGTATAAAGCGGATGCACCACAAGAAGTAACTCTTGGCAAAATGCGCGGGAATGGCATTGTGACAGATGATACGTTAATGACAACTGCTCTCATCCATGTTTATTTGAAAGAACAGCGACACCTGGATGCCTACGATCTTGGGAATGAATTCGTGAAAGAAATTTCCTATAAAAAAACCTATATACCTGAATTTGGACGCGAGGGTCTGATTATCGACCGGTTGTTTTATCCGGAGAAATATATTTTCATGCGTCATGTATTAGCAAACTGTGAGCCGAGAGAAGGCGGCATTGGAAATATGATCAACTGTGGTGCTGCCATGTATATCTCTCCCATTGGGATTGTGAATGCCGGTAATCCAAAGGCTGCTTATGACGAAGCGATCTTATTCGCGATGGGTCATCAAAGCAGCTATGGATTGGAAGCTGCGGGGGTCTTAGCTGCTTGTGTAGCCAAGGCCTTCGAAGAAAACATTACCGTGGATGAGATTGTTGAAACAGCGATTTATTTTGCGAAGGATGGAACCAAGCAGGCGATCATCGATATGACGGAAGCGGCAAGAACACTTCGTGCAGAAAAGGCCACGATGGACCAAGTGATTACTGCCTTCCAAAGCGTTATTGCCAAATATTCTCCAATGGGAGATGACGTTCATCGAAAAATAGAGAAAATCGGAATTCCTTCTAACCATTACACGCCAAGCCGGTTATTTTCGATAGAAGAATTACCAATGGCCCTTGCTTTTATCGTTCTAAATGATGGCGAATTCTACAAATCTATCTATGATGGAATAAATTCCGGCAGGGATACAGATTCGATTGGTGTCATGATTGGGGTTATTCTAGGAGCGATGTACGGTTCTGAAGTGATTCGCGAAGAAGATATTAACCTATTAGAAGATACCAATAAAATGAACCTTGTTGAATTATCCAATTCATTTGCACAAGTGGCAAAGAGCATCATTATTGAAGATATTCGTATAAATGAGAAAAGAAAAGCATACTTGGAAAACAACTGCTAA